Proteins from a single region of Pseudomonas fulva:
- a CDS encoding aldehyde dehydrogenase (NADP(+)) yields the protein MPATIGHNIIGGAFSAAGSVVHKSHDATTGEALPYDFIQATPEEVDGAAKAAAAAYPTYRSLSAEKRAAFLDAIADELDALGDEFVATVTRETALPTARIQGERGRTSGQMRLFAKVLRRGDFYGARIDRALPDRQPLPRPDLRQYRIGLGPVAVFGASNFPLAFSTAGGDTAAALAAGCPVVFKAHSGHMTTAAHVGEAILRAAEKTGMPKGVFNMIYGSGVGEALVKHPAIQAVGFTGSLKGGRALCDMAAARPQPIPVFAEMSSINPVILLPEAAKARGEKIAGELAGSVVMGCGQFCTNPGLVIGIRSPEFSAFLESFTAKMAEQQPQTMLNAGTLKSYVKGLEALNAHSGITHLTGAKQEGNQARPQLFKADVSLLLNGDELLQEEVFGPTTIVVEVADKAELLKAIDGLHGQLTATLLTEPGDLAGSEELFALLEQKVGRVLFNGYPTGVEVCDSMVHGGPYPATSDARGTSVGTLAIDRFLRPVCYQNCPDALLPDALKNANPLQIARLVDGASSRDAL from the coding sequence ATCCAGGCCACACCTGAAGAAGTCGACGGCGCCGCCAAGGCAGCCGCTGCTGCCTACCCGACTTACCGCAGCCTGTCGGCCGAGAAGCGCGCCGCGTTCCTCGACGCCATCGCCGACGAGCTGGACGCCCTGGGTGACGAATTCGTCGCCACCGTAACCCGCGAGACCGCCCTGCCGACCGCCCGTATCCAGGGCGAGCGCGGCCGTACCAGCGGCCAGATGCGCCTGTTCGCCAAGGTGCTGCGCCGCGGTGACTTCTACGGCGCGCGTATCGATCGCGCCCTGCCGGATCGCCAGCCGCTGCCGCGCCCGGATCTGCGCCAGTACCGCATCGGCCTGGGCCCGGTCGCCGTGTTCGGCGCCAGCAACTTCCCCCTGGCCTTCTCCACCGCCGGTGGTGACACCGCCGCCGCCCTGGCCGCCGGTTGCCCGGTGGTGTTCAAGGCCCACAGCGGCCACATGACCACCGCCGCCCACGTGGGTGAAGCCATTCTGCGCGCCGCCGAGAAAACCGGCATGCCCAAAGGCGTGTTCAACATGATCTACGGCTCGGGCGTTGGCGAGGCGCTGGTCAAGCACCCGGCCATCCAGGCGGTCGGCTTCACCGGCTCGCTGAAAGGCGGTCGCGCCCTCTGCGACATGGCCGCGGCACGCCCGCAGCCGATCCCGGTGTTCGCCGAGATGAGCAGCATCAACCCGGTCATCCTGCTGCCCGAAGCCGCCAAGGCCCGTGGCGAGAAGATCGCCGGCGAGCTGGCCGGTTCCGTGGTGATGGGCTGTGGCCAGTTCTGCACCAATCCGGGCCTGGTGATCGGTATCCGTTCGCCGGAATTCAGCGCCTTCCTGGAAAGCTTCACCGCCAAGATGGCCGAGCAGCAGCCGCAGACCATGCTCAACGCCGGCACCCTGAAGAGCTACGTGAAAGGCCTGGAAGCGCTGAATGCGCATTCCGGCATCACCCACCTGACCGGCGCCAAGCAGGAAGGCAACCAGGCGCGCCCGCAGCTGTTCAAGGCTGACGTCAGCCTGCTGCTGAACGGCGACGAACTGCTGCAGGAAGAAGTCTTCGGCCCGACCACCATCGTCGTCGAAGTGGCCGACAAGGCCGAGCTGCTGAAAGCCATCGACGGCCTGCACGGTCAACTGACCGCGACCCTGCTCACCGAGCCGGGCGACCTGGCCGGCAGCGAAGAGTTGTTCGCGCTGCTCGAGCAGAAAGTCGGCCGCGTGCTGTTCAACGGCTACCCGACCGGCGTGGAAGTCTGCGACTCCATGGTCCACGGCGGCCCGTACCCGGCGACCTCCGATGCTCGCGGCACCTCCGTCGGCACCCTGGCCATCGACCGCTTCCTGCGCCCGGTGTGCTACCAGAACTGCCCGGACGCCCTGCTGCCGGACGCCTTGAAGAACGCCAACCCGCTGCAGATCGCCCGCCTGGTCGATGGCGCCAGCAGCCGCGACGCGCTGTAA
- a CDS encoding MFS transporter, with protein MSVTTYPQPAKPVDLGTLRKVIAASAIGNFVEWFDFAVYGFLAVTIASLFFPPGNPTLALLQTFAVFAVSFALRPLGGIVFGILGDRIGRKRVLSITVLLMAGATTLIGLLPTYASIGLVAPLLLALARCLQGFSAGGEYAGACAFVMEHAPTEQKARYGSFVPVSTFAAFACAAGLVFGMGIWLDEAQMQAWGWRVPFLIAAPLGLVGLYMRLRLDESPAFQALAAQPHPEHSPLRETLREHGATVLCLSAFISATALSFYMFTTYLTTYMQVVGGAARPTALLASLMALFFAALLCPFVGRYSDRVGRRRTILTAGIALIVAVYPAFTLAASGALWASAIGAMLLAVGAVICGVVTAVLLSEQFPTRVRYTASAFTYNLAYTVFGGTAPLVATWLIEATGNRMSPAFYLIAIALLALAGGLALPESSKRSLDEPMT; from the coding sequence ATGAGCGTCACGACTTATCCACAGCCGGCCAAGCCGGTCGATCTCGGCACCTTGCGCAAGGTGATCGCCGCCTCGGCCATCGGCAACTTCGTCGAATGGTTCGACTTCGCGGTCTATGGCTTTCTCGCCGTGACCATCGCCTCGCTGTTCTTCCCGCCGGGCAACCCGACCCTGGCGCTGCTGCAGACCTTTGCGGTGTTCGCCGTGTCCTTCGCCCTGCGCCCCCTGGGCGGCATCGTGTTCGGCATTCTTGGCGACCGTATCGGCCGCAAACGCGTGCTGTCGATCACCGTACTGCTGATGGCCGGCGCCACCACCCTGATCGGCCTGCTGCCCACCTACGCCAGCATCGGCCTGGTCGCGCCGCTGCTGCTGGCCCTGGCGCGCTGCCTGCAGGGCTTCTCAGCGGGCGGCGAATACGCCGGCGCCTGCGCCTTCGTGATGGAGCATGCGCCCACCGAGCAGAAGGCCCGCTACGGCAGCTTCGTGCCGGTCTCCACCTTCGCCGCCTTCGCCTGCGCGGCCGGGCTGGTGTTCGGCATGGGCATCTGGCTGGACGAGGCGCAGATGCAAGCCTGGGGCTGGCGCGTGCCGTTCCTGATCGCCGCGCCCCTGGGCCTGGTCGGCCTGTACATGCGCCTGCGCCTGGACGAGTCGCCGGCCTTCCAGGCCCTGGCGGCGCAACCTCATCCCGAGCATTCGCCGCTGCGCGAAACCCTGCGCGAGCACGGCGCCACCGTGCTGTGCCTGTCGGCGTTCATCTCCGCCACGGCGCTGTCGTTCTACATGTTCACCACCTACCTGACCACCTACATGCAGGTGGTCGGTGGCGCGGCGCGGCCGACGGCACTGCTCGCCAGCCTGATGGCGCTGTTCTTCGCCGCGTTGCTGTGCCCATTCGTGGGCCGCTACTCGGATCGCGTCGGCCGTCGACGTACCATCCTCACCGCCGGTATCGCGCTGATCGTCGCGGTGTACCCTGCCTTCACCCTGGCCGCCTCCGGCGCCCTGTGGGCATCGGCCATTGGCGCCATGCTGCTGGCCGTCGGCGCGGTAATCTGCGGTGTGGTCACTGCGGTGCTGCTTTCCGAACAATTTCCCACCCGGGTGCGCTACACCGCCTCGGCCTTCACCTACAACCTGGCCTATACGGTGTTCGGTGGCACTGCGCCGCTGGTAGCCACCTGGCTGATCGAGGCGACCGGCAACCGCATGTCGCCGGCCTTCTACCTGATCGCCATCGCCCTGCTTGCCCTGGCCGGCGGCCTGGCGCTGCCGGAGTCGTCGAAGCGTTCGCTGGATGAGCCGATGACGTAA
- a CDS encoding leucine-rich repeat-containing protein kinase family protein has translation MHTLDQLRSGQLKGICRLDLSAALTQFPEEIFTLADSLEVLNLSDNQLSDLPEDLHRLHRLQVLFCSNNRFEHVPESVGRCPSLRMVGFKSNRIRELSARALPSRLRWLILTDNCLETLPAELGDCSELQKLMLAGNRLRELPASLARLRKLELLRIAANQLPALPDFLLQLPSLAWLAHAGNPFDGAGAAESHTPDVRWADLQLGEVLGQGASGIIHRADWQRADGQRQAVALKLFKGQMTSDGTPQSEMAACLTVGQHANLIGAIGRVVQHPQGEQGLLLSLVEPRFRILAGPPSLESCSRDVYPSDWRVPFMKALRVACGIASALRHLHERGVTHGDLYGHNILIDEAGNALLGDFGAASLLPAAASAKQALLQRIEVRAFGILLEELLQRCDVPVEHGAQLAKLIRRCQQPEVGARPDFVEIDGALADLHGHQA, from the coding sequence ATGCACACCCTCGACCAATTGCGTTCCGGCCAGCTCAAGGGCATTTGCCGCCTGGATCTGTCCGCGGCGCTCACGCAGTTTCCCGAGGAAATCTTCACCCTGGCCGACAGCCTGGAAGTGCTTAACCTGAGCGATAACCAGCTCAGTGACCTGCCCGAGGATCTGCACCGGTTGCATCGCCTGCAGGTGCTGTTCTGCTCGAACAACCGCTTCGAGCATGTGCCCGAGTCGGTGGGGCGCTGCCCGTCGCTGCGCATGGTCGGCTTCAAGTCCAACCGTATCCGCGAGCTGTCCGCCAGGGCGCTGCCGTCGCGCCTGCGCTGGTTGATCCTGACCGACAACTGCCTGGAAACCCTGCCCGCCGAGCTGGGCGACTGCAGCGAGCTGCAGAAGCTGATGCTGGCTGGTAATCGCCTGCGTGAATTACCGGCGAGCCTGGCGCGGCTGCGCAAGCTGGAGCTGTTGCGCATCGCTGCCAACCAGCTGCCCGCGTTGCCGGATTTCCTGCTGCAACTGCCCAGCCTGGCCTGGCTGGCCCATGCCGGAAACCCCTTCGATGGCGCGGGCGCAGCCGAATCCCACACGCCCGATGTGCGCTGGGCCGACTTGCAGCTGGGCGAGGTACTGGGCCAGGGCGCGTCGGGCATCATCCACCGCGCCGACTGGCAGCGGGCCGATGGCCAGCGCCAGGCCGTGGCCCTGAAGCTGTTCAAGGGGCAGATGACCAGCGATGGCACGCCGCAGAGCGAAATGGCCGCGTGCCTCACGGTCGGCCAGCATGCCAATCTGATCGGCGCGATCGGCCGCGTCGTCCAGCACCCACAGGGCGAGCAGGGCTTGTTGCTGAGCCTGGTCGAGCCGCGTTTCCGCATCCTCGCCGGGCCGCCGAGCCTGGAAAGCTGCAGCCGCGATGTTTATCCGAGCGACTGGCGCGTGCCATTCATGAAGGCGCTGCGGGTGGCCTGCGGCATCGCCTCGGCGCTGCGACACCTACACGAGCGGGGCGTCACCCATGGCGATCTCTATGGCCATAACATCCTGATCGATGAGGCCGGTAACGCGCTGCTCGGTGATTTTGGCGCGGCGTCTTTGCTGCCTGCCGCGGCGTCGGCAAAACAGGCGTTGCTGCAGCGCATCGAGGTGCGGGCGTTCGGCATTCTGCTCGAGGAACTGCTGCAGCGCTGCGACGTGCCGGTTGAGCATGGGGCGCAGTTGGCCAAGCTGATTCGGCGCTGCCAGCAACCGGAGGTCGGCGCCCGCCCAGACTTCGTCGAGATTGATGGGGCGCTGGCAGATCTGCACGGACACCAAGCTTGA